A segment of the Panicum hallii strain FIL2 chromosome 1, PHallii_v3.1, whole genome shotgun sequence genome:
CCTGCTCTCTCCACAATCCTCTAAACATATACAgccgagaataatatcaattgCATATGATACAAGTTTTCATGAACAAAATAAAGTGACACAATCGCAACCCAAGGTGCTAGGCAGAGGATACAACTAACCTATATATGTGCTGGGGAAGAATCCGTTGTAGATTTTTCTAAATGATTATTCTAGAATAGTATTGATGATCTACGATTGGACATTAGAACTATTTGTATTTTGTAGGTCTCAAATTGTTTCAAAATCTGATACTATATTACTCAAAAAAGCTATATTATTCCAAATTTATAATTGACTACACTATCATAAAAAAAGTTATATGCTTTCATGCCATATTTCAAGAAAGACTTATGTACATATTCTAATTATTCAGTGAGCACTAACCTGCTTCACAGTTCtcggggccggggcggcggcggcggccgagtggcgggggtcgggcggcgatggcgggggccgggcgacggcaAGGAGCTGAGCTGGGCGGCGAGGAGCTGGGCGAGGAAAGGAATGAAAGAGCCGACGAAGTGTACAAGTGTTCGGATAGTCTGTGAAGGAATAAaagaccctttgccgagtgccagatcacgggcactcggcaaagtttcctatttttttatttttcaacgCATCAGCGTGAACTGTTGAAATATGgcaacctttgccgagtgtccacaaactggacactcggcaaagacaatATTTGCCGAGCGCTATTCTGTGACACTTGGCAAAacatatttatttttttcctttttccaccCAAACTTTTTCTGCTATGATTCTAGATTACCTTGAACTACATATGCAAGTTTGGCACATTACTCGAATTGTTtgctatatttagtcaatttattttatttgattgaatttcttggaataattcaaatttgaattgcaagtCACTCAAAGAGTGGAAAAAATGAatcaaaaaatgatattcatgttattgaGCCTACTTCGACACCTTATCCATGAACAGACAAGAATTTCAAACATCTCATGTTCACTAAGCATGACCACAAACTTGGGGTCCGGTTGTTTTTAAATTATATAAAAAAGAAAATTTGGTcagaaaatcatgaaacttgcccagatgtcatgatatcatatgtggaggctgtgataaaaatttgacAAAGTTTCGTGAAAGTTGtaacatacgatgcttacaaacCCAAGTATGTCCAAATAAGTTTCATGATTTCATGTGAAGGTCAACTAGGTGTTAAGCATCGTAGCTAACAAACTTTCACGAAACCTAGCCCAATTTTTATCACAGCCTCCACATATAATATCATGACATCTGGGCAACTTTCATGATTTTCTGACcaaatttgctttttatacaatttaaaaacaACCGGACCCTAAATTTGTGGTCATGCTTCGTGAACATGAGATGTTTAAAATTCTTGTCTGTTCATGGATAAGGTGTCGAAGTAggctcaataatatgaatatcatttttcgattcattttttccactctttgaatgacttgcaattcaaattcgaattattccaagaaattcaaccaaataaaataaattgactaaatatagcaAACAATTCGAGTAATGTGCCAAACTTGCATATGTAGTTCAAGGTAATCTAGAATCACAACAGAAAAAGTTTGgatggaaaaaggaaaaaaaataaatatgttTTGCTGAGTGCCCAGAAAAAGCGTTCGGCAAATCAcacatttgccgagtgtccgcgatacggacactcggcaaagctaaaGGCCGTTTGCTGTCGTTCGCAGCTGACGGAGCTTTGCTGAGTGTCTGTGTTTGCCGAGTGTAGGGCATTAGGCAAAACAGATTTTGCCGAGTTTTATTGTTTGCCGAGcgcttgacactcggcaaatctaTTGTTCGCCGAATGTTTCTTATTGCCGagtgcggcactcggcaaaggtcttATTCGCGAGTGCCCGACGAAATGCTCTCAGCAAAAatttttgcactcggcaaaggtgccGTCTCCGGTAGTGAATAGACCTTATGAAACCATAATTAACAACGTGAGCGCATGTGCATACAGCCACACACAAAAACACCCACCTTCCGTTTAACAGGTAAACATATATAGGAGAAAACCATTCAAGTTTAGCAATGCATATGAACGCATCAGTTATGTACTAAGTACTAACATTGCTCCAGGAGGCAACAAGCAAAGAAAAGAATCTTACTTCCACAGAAAGGTTCTCGACTCTGGTCAGCCCTGGTAGGATATCCTTGGCAACTCACTGCTTTCCAGGTGAATACATGCTTCCTCAATGAGTGGAAGATCATCTAGCTGCCACCCATAGTCCTCCCATGCGCATATTCTGAGGATTTTGAGGTTTGGagcccttatcgtccactcactGTAGTTTCCCTCATCGTCAGCGTCGATCGACGGGAACATGATGCCAAGAGACCTCAACAATGGGGACATGGCAATCAGTGCCTCAGCAGTCATCTCCCCGTTCTCCCCAAAGTTGACATCATCCAGTTGGAGTGCCAAAAGGTTGGGGAAGCCGTCAGAGGAAGACGGCAGGGCTGGGAAAACACAGCTCTTGAGCAGCAGTGAGGTCAGCTCGCGGCAGGAGAAGAGCGAGGCGGGGACAGTGGGCAATATCAAGGAGAACGCAGGAATGAAGCACAGGACCAGGTACCGTATACCCTTGGCGGCAAGGGCGCGGATCCAGCAGTCCACCTTGCCGTTGGACTCTGGCGCGACCTCAAGCTGGGCATGGGAGACGTTGCAGGTGTACCCGGCGAGGACGGCATCTACGGCAGCCGGTGGATCTTCGGCGACGAACACGAGCTTGAGGCCGGGGCACTCGGCCCAGCGGTAGCGCCAGTGCTTCGCCAAGGCGGAGGTGCGGACGGCGTCGTCAAGCAACAGGCGCCGGAGGATCTCCTCGAGCATCTCGACGGGGAGGGAGCTCAGGTGGTCCGTCCCATCGGCGATGGCCGGAGACAGCGGCGTCGTCCGCGGGCGCTTGCCCTGCCCCGACGACGACGGCACCATCCTACGGAGTTTGGGGACGGACGACCCAGGTGAGCCAACCTCGAAACCCTAGCTCGGAATTTGGGATATGGCAAATAAAAAACGATTTGAGAAAATACAGAATTAGTTTTTGAGAGGAAAAATATAATATAGAATTTTGGGAGAACATAAATAATCGAGTACTCTTTATGTCGTTCGTGATGTAGAAATAAAAAAATATCATAAAGCTTCATCCCTCATTTGTTCTTGCCAAATCAATAGGTATATATTCTTCTATCTCACATGGAGTCCCTCAttttttttcatgatttttcTCGCTCGTTCACAGATATAGCAAATTCATTATGTGTTTTTTTATTATATCTAACATGGTGTCCCTCATTTTGTCATAATTTTTTTGTTCACAAATGTAGCCAAATCAATATGTATATTCTTCTATTTCTCATGGTTAAAAAGGCATTGCTGCTCTTGGGATGCAAATTCCACGCTTCTGCGTAGTTTTTGTATATTAGTTTTCTCACCATCTAGAGTTTTTCCTGATCATTTTTAGAAAATATCTTCTCTATTATGTTCTGATAATAATTGATCAGGTTTTGCACCATCCCTGCCGAGAGCCATCGGTGGCTCCACATCTGCAGATTGCATTGCCTCA
Coding sequences within it:
- the LOC112896305 gene encoding F-box/FBD/LRR-repeat protein At1g13570-like, with translation MVPSSSGQGKRPRTTPLSPAIADGTDHLSSLPVEMLEEILRRLLLDDAVRTSALAKHWRYRWAECPGLKLVFVAEDPPAAVDAVLAGYTCNVSHAQLEVAPESNGKVDCWIRALAAKGIRYLVLCFIPAFSLILPTVPASLFSCRELTSLLLKSCVFPALPSSSDGFPNLLALQLDDVNFGENGEMTAEALIAMSPLLRSLGIMFPSIDADDEGNYSEWTIRAPNLKILRICAWEDYGWQLDDLPLIEEACIHLESSELPRISYQG